Proteins encoded by one window of Deinococcus radiodurans R1 = ATCC 13939 = DSM 20539:
- a CDS encoding MgtC/SapB family protein: MESALNELKLMQGLLAAFVLSGLIGWEREKRNRSAGLRTHILVGVSAALFMVLSETLVITFAGRDDQVRFDLIGVLGAVVSGVSFLGAGAIFSSKAGHQAKGLTTAAGLLATAAVGVACGLHLYVLATGATLLFLLTLGPLSRLSERIAGESED; the protein is encoded by the coding sequence ATGGAGTCGGCGCTCAACGAATTGAAGCTGATGCAGGGCCTGCTCGCGGCCTTTGTCCTGAGCGGGCTGATCGGCTGGGAACGCGAGAAGCGCAACCGCAGCGCGGGCCTGCGCACTCACATTCTGGTCGGGGTCAGCGCGGCGCTGTTTATGGTGCTGAGCGAGACGCTCGTCATCACGTTCGCCGGGCGTGACGATCAGGTGCGCTTCGACCTCATCGGGGTGTTGGGCGCGGTGGTCAGCGGCGTGAGCTTTCTGGGAGCGGGCGCCATCTTTTCCAGCAAGGCCGGGCATCAGGCCAAGGGACTGACCACCGCCGCCGGACTGCTGGCGACGGCTGCCGTGGGCGTGGCGTGCGGGCTGCACCTGTACGTGCTGGCGACCGGGGCGACGCTGCTGTTTTTGCTGACGCTGGGGCCACTGAGTCGGCTCTCGGAGCGGATTGCCGGCGAAAGCGAGGACTGA
- a CDS encoding DHH family phosphoesterase, whose product MTAENSATPDYRRNVGAVADALLAHPGPIVVLSHENPDGDALGSVLGLSRALRTLGKTVLAPMTVPHYLSFLPQPGELTAPLESWPQGALAAVLDVDNNDPVRVAGADLTQFDGPVVNVDHHGTNLRRADAGVVDPSKPAAAMMVADVIDALGAPWSEAVATPLMLGLNTDTGNFAFDSVSAETFECAARLRAHGARIGWLNDQMRQNPQSYYLLLREVLGKLEFLHGGRVVQTRVDEEMLARAGATWEQVENYVSMLRNAEGAQLAVMAKDYGDRVKFSLRSRGPVSAQNIAVALGGGGHVPAAGATVISSYAEARARLDAAIEAELARVDAQATAE is encoded by the coding sequence ATGACCGCCGAAAACTCTGCCACCCCTGATTACCGGCGGAACGTCGGAGCCGTGGCCGACGCCCTGCTGGCCCACCCTGGCCCCATCGTGGTGCTGTCGCACGAGAACCCCGACGGCGACGCGCTCGGCAGTGTGCTGGGACTCTCGCGGGCGCTGCGGACGCTGGGCAAAACGGTACTCGCGCCCATGACCGTGCCGCACTATCTGAGCTTTTTGCCGCAGCCGGGCGAACTGACTGCGCCGCTGGAAAGCTGGCCGCAGGGGGCCCTGGCCGCCGTGCTGGACGTGGACAACAACGACCCCGTGCGGGTGGCGGGCGCCGACCTGACCCAGTTTGACGGCCCAGTGGTCAACGTGGATCACCACGGCACCAACCTGCGCCGCGCGGACGCCGGCGTGGTGGACCCCAGCAAGCCCGCCGCCGCGATGATGGTCGCCGACGTGATTGACGCGCTCGGCGCCCCCTGGAGCGAGGCCGTCGCCACCCCGCTGATGCTGGGGCTCAACACCGACACCGGCAACTTCGCCTTCGACTCGGTGAGCGCCGAGACCTTCGAGTGTGCGGCGCGGCTGCGGGCCCACGGCGCCCGCATCGGCTGGCTCAACGATCAGATGCGGCAAAACCCCCAGTCGTACTACCTGCTGCTGCGCGAGGTGCTGGGCAAACTGGAATTCCTGCACGGTGGCCGGGTGGTCCAGACGCGGGTGGATGAGGAAATGCTCGCCCGCGCTGGTGCTACCTGGGAACAGGTCGAAAACTACGTGAGCATGTTACGTAACGCCGAGGGTGCCCAGCTCGCCGTGATGGCGAAAGACTATGGCGACCGGGTCAAGTTCTCGCTGCGCTCGCGCGGCCCGGTCAGCGCCCAGAACATCGCCGTGGCCCTCGGCGGCGGCGGTCACGTCCCCGCAGCGGGCGCGACGGTGATTTCTTCCTATGCCGAGGCGCGGGCCCGACTCGACGCCGCCATTGAAGCCGAGCTGGCGCGGGTGGACGCGCAGGCGACGGCAGAGTAA
- the pruA gene encoding L-glutamate gamma-semialdehyde dehydrogenase, with protein sequence MIKVQDYRPQPFTDFTKEENVQAYQAALAKVRKELLGKHYPLIIDGQEVDTEGKIQSINPCDTSEVVGTTAKATIGDAENALQGAWKAFESWKKWDMDARARILLKAAAILKRRRLEACALMSIEVGKNYAEADVEVAEAIDFLEYYARSAMKYAGFGSSETTWFEGEENGLMSIPLGVGVSISPWNFPCAIFVGMAAAPIVAGNCVVVKPAEDAGLIAGFMVDILREAGLPAGVLQFLPGVGKEVGEYLTTHAKTRFITFTGSRAVGLHINEVAAKVQPGQKWIKRVIMELGGKDGLIVDETADIENAITAATQGAFGFNGQKCSAMSRLIVVDSVYDEVVNGFVERAKALKMGTGEENANVTAVVNQMSFNKIKGYLELAPSEGKVLLGGEATGEANGKQGYYIQPTIVGDVDRNSRLAQEEIFGPVVAVLRAKDWQDALDIANSTEYGLTGGVCSNSRERLEQARAEFEVGNLYFNRKITGAIVGVQPFGGYNMSGTDSKAGGPDYLSNFMQLKTVTERW encoded by the coding sequence ATGATTAAAGTTCAGGACTACCGCCCCCAGCCTTTCACCGACTTCACCAAAGAAGAAAACGTCCAGGCGTACCAGGCCGCCCTCGCCAAAGTTCGGAAAGAACTCCTTGGCAAGCACTACCCGCTGATTATCGACGGGCAGGAAGTGGACACCGAAGGGAAAATTCAGAGCATCAACCCCTGCGACACCTCCGAAGTGGTGGGCACCACCGCCAAAGCGACCATAGGTGACGCCGAAAACGCTCTACAAGGCGCCTGGAAAGCTTTCGAGAGCTGGAAGAAGTGGGACATGGACGCCCGCGCCCGCATTCTGCTGAAGGCCGCCGCCATCCTCAAGCGCCGCCGCCTGGAAGCCTGCGCCCTGATGAGCATCGAAGTGGGCAAGAACTACGCTGAGGCCGACGTGGAAGTGGCCGAAGCGATTGACTTTCTGGAGTACTACGCCCGCAGCGCCATGAAGTACGCGGGCTTTGGCAGCAGCGAAACGACGTGGTTTGAAGGCGAGGAAAACGGCCTGATGAGCATTCCGCTGGGCGTGGGCGTCAGCATCAGCCCCTGGAACTTCCCCTGCGCCATTTTCGTGGGCATGGCGGCGGCGCCCATCGTGGCGGGCAACTGCGTCGTGGTGAAACCCGCCGAGGATGCGGGCCTGATCGCCGGGTTCATGGTGGACATCCTGCGCGAGGCCGGGCTGCCGGCCGGCGTGCTGCAATTCCTGCCCGGCGTGGGCAAGGAAGTGGGCGAATACCTGACCACGCACGCCAAAACCCGCTTCATCACCTTCACCGGCAGCCGTGCGGTGGGCCTGCACATCAACGAGGTGGCGGCCAAAGTGCAGCCGGGCCAGAAGTGGATCAAGCGCGTGATCATGGAACTCGGCGGCAAAGACGGCCTGATCGTGGACGAAACCGCCGACATCGAAAACGCCATTACCGCCGCCACGCAGGGCGCGTTCGGCTTCAACGGCCAGAAGTGCAGCGCCATGAGCCGCCTGATCGTGGTGGACAGCGTGTACGACGAAGTGGTCAACGGCTTCGTGGAACGGGCTAAAGCCCTCAAGATGGGGACGGGCGAGGAAAACGCCAACGTGACCGCCGTCGTGAACCAGATGAGCTTCAACAAGATCAAGGGCTATCTGGAACTGGCCCCCAGCGAAGGCAAAGTGCTGCTGGGCGGCGAGGCCACGGGCGAAGCGAACGGCAAGCAGGGCTACTACATTCAGCCGACCATCGTGGGCGACGTAGACCGGAACTCCCGTCTGGCGCAGGAAGAAATCTTCGGGCCAGTGGTCGCCGTGCTGCGGGCCAAAGACTGGCAAGACGCGCTCGACATCGCCAACTCCACCGAGTACGGGCTGACGGGGGGCGTGTGCAGCAACTCCCGCGAGCGGCTGGAGCAGGCCCGCGCCGAGTTTGAAGTGGGCAACCTGTACTTCAACCGCAAGATCACCGGCGCCATCGTGGGCGTGCAGCCCTTCGGCGGCTACAACATGAGCGGCACGGACAGTAAGGCGGGCGGCCCGGATTACCTGAGCAACTTCATGCAGCTCAAGACGGTGACGGAACGCTGGTGA
- the ppgK gene encoding polyphosphate--glucose phosphotransferase, translated as MTVILGIDIGGSGIKGAPVNTETGELVAERHRIPTPAGARPDDVKGVVAQLVEHFGLEGPVGVTFPGIVQGGRILSAANVDSSWVDVDADELFTRTTGHEVYLINDADAAGLAEAKFGAGKDVPGTVLVLTFGTGIGSALIRDGELVPNTELGHLWLKAKHAETWASDRARERDDLNWKQWAARASRYLQHLELLFSPDLFIIGGGVSRKADKWLPYLQLTRSRVVPAALQNEAGIVGAAMLAASGPVRREQPAPAGETPNQPARTDAKKSDVSKARKK; from the coding sequence ATGACAGTCATTCTGGGCATCGACATCGGCGGCAGCGGCATCAAGGGGGCGCCCGTGAACACGGAGACGGGCGAACTCGTCGCCGAGCGGCACCGCATTCCCACCCCGGCGGGAGCCAGGCCCGACGACGTGAAAGGCGTGGTGGCGCAGCTCGTCGAGCATTTCGGGCTGGAAGGGCCGGTGGGCGTGACCTTTCCCGGCATCGTGCAGGGCGGCAGGATTCTCAGCGCGGCCAACGTGGACAGCAGCTGGGTGGACGTGGACGCCGACGAGCTGTTTACCCGCACCACTGGGCACGAGGTCTACCTCATCAACGACGCCGACGCCGCCGGGCTCGCCGAGGCCAAGTTCGGGGCGGGCAAGGACGTACCGGGCACGGTGCTCGTGCTGACCTTCGGCACCGGCATCGGCAGCGCCCTGATTCGTGACGGAGAGCTCGTGCCCAACACCGAACTCGGGCACCTGTGGCTCAAGGCCAAGCACGCCGAAACCTGGGCCTCCGACCGCGCCCGCGAGCGCGACGACCTGAACTGGAAGCAGTGGGCGGCGCGTGCCAGCCGTTACCTGCAACACCTCGAACTGCTGTTCTCGCCCGACCTGTTCATCATCGGCGGGGGCGTGAGCCGCAAGGCCGACAAGTGGCTGCCGTATCTCCAACTCACCCGCAGCCGCGTCGTGCCTGCCGCCCTGCAAAACGAAGCCGGCATCGTCGGCGCCGCCATGCTCGCCGCTTCGGGACCGGTGCGCCGCGAGCAGCCCGCGCCTGCTGGGGAAACACCGAATCAGCCTGCTCGCACGGACGCAAAAAAATCGGACGTGAGCAAGGCCCGGAAAAAATAA
- the recO gene encoding DNA repair protein RecO, producing the protein MRSRTANRSGIVIRRRVTPAGDIIVTLLTPQGKLKAIARGGVKGPLSSSLNLFHHVGVQVYQGPHNDLASVKQAVLEGALPTLAEPERYAFAHLMAEFADALFQEGEFSEQAFDLFAASLRGVAHQPDPEWVALVMSYKLLGLAGVIPQTARCARCGAPDPEHPDPLGGQLLCSKCAALPPYPPAVLDFLRHAVRRTVRASFEQPVPSADRPALWRALEKFVTVQVGGVHSWRQLVPSGVPVLS; encoded by the coding sequence ATGCGCTCACGCACCGCCAACCGCAGCGGCATCGTCATCCGCCGCCGGGTGACGCCTGCCGGCGACATCATCGTCACGCTGCTGACCCCCCAGGGCAAGCTCAAGGCCATCGCGCGTGGCGGGGTCAAGGGGCCGCTGTCGAGCAGCCTCAACCTCTTTCACCATGTTGGGGTGCAGGTGTACCAGGGGCCGCACAACGACCTTGCCAGCGTGAAACAGGCGGTGCTGGAGGGCGCCCTGCCCACCCTGGCCGAGCCTGAGCGCTACGCCTTCGCGCACCTGATGGCCGAATTTGCCGACGCGCTGTTTCAGGAAGGCGAGTTCTCCGAGCAGGCCTTCGACCTCTTCGCCGCCTCGCTGCGCGGCGTGGCGCACCAGCCCGACCCCGAGTGGGTGGCGCTCGTCATGAGCTACAAGCTGCTCGGACTGGCCGGGGTGATCCCCCAGACCGCTCGCTGCGCCCGTTGCGGCGCGCCCGACCCTGAGCACCCCGACCCCCTCGGCGGACAACTGCTGTGCAGCAAGTGCGCGGCCCTCCCGCCCTACCCGCCCGCCGTCCTCGACTTCCTGCGCCACGCCGTGCGGCGCACCGTCCGCGCCAGCTTTGAGCAGCCGGTGCCGAGTGCCGACCGCCCCGCGCTGTGGAGAGCGCTGGAAAAGTTCGTCACGGTGCAGGTCGGCGGCGTCCACAGCTGGCGGCAACTCGTCCCAAGCGGCGTGCCGGTGCTGAGCTAG
- a CDS encoding alpha/beta hydrolase produces the protein MSRRTARRLPLRRLALLGAGAAALTLVLSSCSGEKVQNAVNTTNSTRGLKVVLNQSYGPDTRNKLDVYAPQNAQGAPTILFIHGGSWQGGDKSGHAFVGESLARAGYVVGVMNYRLAPQNRYPSYVQDGAAALKWLRDHAGQFGGNPNNLFVSGHSAGGFNAVELVDNARWLAEVNVPVSSIRGVIGIAGPYSYDFRAYQTRVAFPENGNPDDIMPDRHVRPDAPPHLLLVAANDSVVAPQNALNMEAALQKARIPVQRVVLPRLNHVTIIGAVARNLTWLGGTRAEIIRFVDANRLK, from the coding sequence ATGAGCCGCCGAACTGCCCGCCGTTTGCCCCTACGCCGCCTCGCCCTGCTGGGGGCCGGGGCCGCCGCCCTGACCCTGGTCCTGAGCTCGTGCTCCGGCGAGAAGGTCCAGAACGCCGTGAACACCACCAATTCCACGCGGGGCCTGAAGGTCGTGCTCAACCAGAGCTACGGCCCGGACACCCGCAACAAACTCGACGTGTACGCCCCGCAAAACGCCCAGGGCGCACCCACCATCCTCTTCATTCACGGCGGGTCGTGGCAGGGCGGCGACAAGTCGGGGCACGCCTTCGTCGGCGAGTCGCTCGCCCGCGCCGGGTACGTGGTCGGGGTGATGAATTACCGCCTTGCGCCGCAAAACCGCTACCCCAGCTACGTGCAAGACGGCGCCGCCGCGCTGAAGTGGCTGCGCGACCACGCCGGGCAGTTCGGCGGCAACCCGAACAACCTGTTTGTCAGCGGGCACTCGGCGGGCGGTTTCAACGCCGTGGAACTGGTGGACAACGCGCGCTGGCTGGCCGAGGTCAACGTGCCGGTGTCGAGCATTCGCGGCGTCATCGGCATCGCCGGGCCGTACTCTTACGACTTCCGCGCGTACCAGACCCGCGTGGCCTTCCCCGAGAACGGCAACCCGGACGACATCATGCCCGACCGCCACGTGCGCCCCGACGCGCCGCCCCATCTGCTGCTCGTGGCTGCCAACGATTCCGTGGTCGCTCCGCAAAACGCCCTGAACATGGAAGCGGCGCTGCAAAAGGCCCGAATTCCGGTGCAGCGCGTGGTGCTGCCGCGCCTGAACCACGTCACCATCATCGGCGCGGTGGCGCGCAACCTGACCTGGCTGGGCGGCACGCGGGCCGAAATCATCCGTTTTGTGGACGCCAACCGCCTGAAATGA
- a CDS encoding amidohydrolase family protein, with translation MTFSEATTPDALTPDAHTPRLLTCDVLYTGMGGAQSPGGVVVVGETVAAAGHPDELRRQYPHAAEERAGAVIAPPPVNAHTHLDMSAYEFQALPYFQWIPEVVIRGRHLRGVAAAQAGADTLTRLGAGGVGDIVWAPEVMDALLAREDLSGTLYFEVLNPFPDKADEVFAAARTHLERWRRLERPGLRLGLSPHTPFTVSHRLMRLLSDYAAGEGLPLQIHVAEHPTELEMFRTGGGPLWDNRMPALYPHTLAEVIGREPGPDLTPVRYLDELGVLAARPTLVHMVNVTPDDIARVARAGCAVVTCPRSNHHLECGTFDWPAFAAAGVEVALGTDSVASGETLNVREEVTFARQLYPGLDPRVLVRAAVKGGQRVVGGRTPFLRRGETWQEGFRWELSRDL, from the coding sequence ATGACCTTTTCCGAGGCGACGACTCCCGATGCCCTGACTCCCGACGCGCATACTCCCCGCCTGCTCACCTGCGACGTGCTCTACACCGGCATGGGCGGGGCGCAGTCGCCGGGGGGCGTGGTCGTGGTGGGGGAGACGGTGGCCGCTGCCGGGCACCCGGACGAGTTGCGCCGCCAGTACCCGCACGCCGCTGAGGAGCGGGCCGGCGCCGTCATCGCCCCGCCGCCGGTCAACGCCCACACCCACCTCGACATGAGCGCCTACGAGTTTCAGGCGCTGCCCTACTTCCAGTGGATTCCCGAGGTCGTCATCAGGGGCCGGCACCTGCGCGGCGTCGCGGCGGCGCAGGCGGGAGCCGACACCCTGACCCGCCTCGGCGCGGGCGGCGTGGGCGACATCGTCTGGGCACCGGAAGTGATGGACGCGCTGCTGGCGCGCGAAGACCTCAGCGGCACCCTCTATTTCGAAGTTTTGAATCCCTTTCCCGACAAGGCCGACGAGGTGTTTGCGGCTGCCCGCACTCACCTTGAGCGCTGGCGGCGGCTGGAGCGTCCGGGCCTGCGGCTGGGCCTCTCTCCCCACACGCCTTTTACCGTCAGCCACCGGCTGATGCGGCTGCTGTCCGACTACGCGGCGGGCGAGGGCCTACCCCTGCAAATTCACGTGGCCGAGCACCCCACCGAACTGGAGATGTTCCGCACCGGCGGCGGGCCCTTGTGGGACAACCGGATGCCGGCGCTCTACCCGCACACCCTGGCCGAAGTCATCGGGCGCGAGCCGGGGCCCGACCTCACCCCGGTGCGCTACCTCGACGAACTCGGCGTGCTCGCGGCGCGGCCCACCCTCGTTCACATGGTCAACGTGACCCCCGACGACATCGCGCGGGTGGCGCGTGCCGGGTGCGCGGTGGTGACCTGCCCGCGCAGCAATCATCATCTGGAGTGCGGCACCTTCGACTGGCCGGCCTTCGCTGCCGCCGGAGTCGAAGTTGCCCTGGGCACCGACTCGGTGGCGAGCGGCGAAACACTGAACGTGCGCGAGGAAGTCACCTTCGCCCGGCAGCTTTACCCCGGCCTCGACCCCCGCGTGCTGGTCCGCGCCGCCGTGAAGGGCGGGCAACGGGTGGTCGGCGGACGGACGCCTTTTCTCCGCCGGGGCGAGACGTGGCAGGAGGGTTTTCGTTGGGAGTTGAGCCGCGACTTGTGA
- a CDS encoding proline dehydrogenase family protein, with product MIDQLYRKAVLTVAERPQVEQLARQKMWNLAERFVAGESIESAIQAVQALERDGIAGNLDLLGEFIDSPAKCTEFADDVIKLIEAAHAAGIKPYVSIKLSSVGQGKDENGEDLGLTNARRIIAKAKEYGGFICLDMEDHTRVDVTLEQFRTLVGEFGAEHVGTVLQSYLYRSLGDRASLDDLRPNIRMVKGAYLEPATVAYPDKADVDQNYRRLVFQHLKAGNYTNVATHDERIIDDVKRFVLAHGIGKDAFEFQMLYGIRRDLQKQLAAEGYRVRVYLPYGRDWYAYFSRRIAETPRNAAFVVQGMLKG from the coding sequence ATGATTGACCAGCTTTACCGCAAAGCCGTCCTGACCGTCGCCGAGCGACCGCAGGTGGAACAGCTCGCCCGTCAGAAGATGTGGAATCTCGCCGAACGGTTCGTGGCCGGCGAAAGCATTGAAAGCGCTATCCAGGCCGTGCAGGCACTTGAGCGTGACGGCATCGCCGGGAACCTTGACCTGCTCGGCGAATTTATCGACAGCCCGGCCAAATGCACCGAGTTTGCCGACGACGTGATCAAGCTGATCGAGGCCGCGCACGCTGCCGGCATCAAGCCTTACGTCAGCATCAAGCTGAGCAGCGTGGGCCAGGGCAAGGATGAAAACGGCGAAGACCTCGGCCTGACCAATGCCCGCCGCATCATTGCCAAGGCGAAGGAATACGGCGGCTTCATCTGCCTAGATATGGAAGACCACACGCGGGTGGACGTGACGCTGGAGCAGTTCCGCACGCTGGTGGGCGAGTTCGGCGCCGAGCATGTGGGCACCGTGCTGCAAAGCTACCTGTACCGCTCGCTGGGCGACCGCGCCTCGCTGGACGACCTGCGGCCCAACATCCGCATGGTGAAGGGCGCTTACCTCGAACCGGCTACCGTCGCCTACCCCGACAAGGCCGACGTGGACCAGAACTACCGCCGCCTGGTGTTTCAGCACCTCAAGGCGGGCAACTACACCAACGTCGCCACCCACGACGAGCGCATCATCGACGACGTGAAGCGGTTTGTGCTGGCGCACGGCATCGGCAAGGACGCCTTCGAATTCCAGATGCTCTACGGCATTCGCCGCGACCTGCAAAAACAACTCGCCGCCGAGGGCTACCGCGTGCGCGTGTACTTGCCTTACGGACGCGACTGGTATGCGTACTTCAGCCGCCGCATTGCCGAAACGCCGAGGAACGCCGCGTTTGTGGTGCAGGGGATGTTGAAGGGTTGA
- a CDS encoding HAD family hydrolase, which yields MTVSQVSTGTGLGTRHVAFDWGGVFTVGTFDGRSTQNVAERSGVPVEKVRESYFRHIRQLEVGAWTLPQFWETVQQETGMTLPYADFEALYLGSIHDNAPMYTTLAALPRSVRVGLLSNNYPVVSEHLGRDPRFARFDALVFSNEIGHKKPAPEAFAALEQKMGLPAAQVAFVDDVQENIDAAGAFGFHGILYHHDAHERFEQELKEWLRG from the coding sequence ATGACTGTTTCCCAAGTTTCCACCGGAACCGGCCTCGGCACGCGGCACGTCGCCTTCGACTGGGGCGGCGTTTTTACGGTGGGCACCTTCGATGGCCGCAGCACCCAGAACGTGGCCGAGCGCAGCGGCGTGCCCGTTGAAAAAGTGCGCGAGAGCTACTTTCGGCACATCCGGCAGCTCGAAGTCGGGGCGTGGACTCTGCCGCAGTTCTGGGAGACGGTGCAGCAGGAAACCGGCATGACGCTGCCCTACGCCGACTTCGAGGCGCTGTACCTCGGCAGCATCCACGACAACGCGCCGATGTACACCACCCTCGCCGCCCTTCCCCGCAGCGTGCGGGTGGGCCTGCTGAGCAACAATTACCCCGTCGTCAGCGAACACTTGGGCCGTGACCCGCGTTTTGCCCGCTTCGATGCGCTGGTGTTCTCCAACGAAATCGGCCACAAGAAGCCCGCGCCCGAAGCTTTTGCCGCGCTCGAACAGAAGATGGGACTGCCCGCCGCGCAGGTCGCCTTCGTGGACGACGTGCAGGAGAACATCGACGCGGCGGGTGCCTTCGGCTTTCATGGCATTCTCTATCACCACGACGCGCACGAGCGGTTCGAGCAGGAGTTGAAGGAGTGGCTCCGGGGCTGA
- a CDS encoding GntR family transcriptional regulator has protein sequence MTEFQRPGLVREGVYQHLRRAVLDGEIAPGERLGEVELGQHLGVSRTPIREAIMRLTQDGLLVAEANKGARVRLLSAAEARDTYAVREELDGLAAALAAAQHTPDDAHALSAALRALNAVQGEDYREQTRLDLAFHRAITHAAHNAALTDLARNLEQRVALIKHRTRTYNARPETAAQHAALLDAVLGRDSAAAREAARLHVRTFGGLVLAELALEELADEQDAAGPAPPSPALVSHP, from the coding sequence ATGACCGAATTCCAGCGGCCCGGCCTCGTGCGCGAAGGTGTGTATCAGCACCTGCGCCGCGCCGTGCTGGACGGCGAAATTGCGCCCGGTGAGCGGCTGGGTGAGGTCGAACTGGGGCAGCACCTTGGGGTGAGCCGCACGCCTATCCGCGAGGCGATCATGCGGCTGACGCAAGACGGCCTGCTGGTCGCTGAGGCCAACAAGGGGGCACGGGTCCGGCTGCTGAGTGCCGCCGAAGCCCGCGACACCTACGCCGTGCGCGAGGAACTCGACGGCTTAGCCGCCGCGCTCGCCGCCGCGCAGCACACCCCGGACGACGCCCATGCCCTGAGCGCCGCGCTGAGGGCCCTCAACGCCGTGCAGGGCGAGGACTACCGCGAACAGACCCGGCTGGACCTCGCCTTTCACCGCGCCATCACCCACGCTGCCCACAACGCCGCGCTGACCGACCTCGCCCGCAACCTGGAGCAGCGGGTGGCCCTCATCAAGCACCGGACCCGCACCTACAACGCCCGCCCCGAAACCGCCGCGCAGCACGCCGCCCTGCTCGACGCGGTGCTGGGGCGCGACTCCGCAGCGGCGCGGGAAGCCGCCCGGCTGCATGTGCGGACCTTTGGCGGGCTGGTGCTGGCAGAACTCGCGCTGGAGGAACTGGCCGACGAGCAGGACGCCGCAGGCCCGGCCCCGCCATCGCCTGCCCTCGTCTCTCACCCCTGA
- a CDS encoding SDR family oxidoreductase: protein MTSHSALFRLDGKRALVTGGSKGIGLAAARQLRELGAEVTLAARGEETLRRAAEDIGAAWVVADVSTPEGVKVAADAAGQVDILVSNAGGPPPSLPSEVTEAAWEQGFQTTFLSTARLVDAVLPGMRERRWGRIIAITSLTVGRPSLTLPVSNALRAAVTNHLRTLALEVAADGVTCNTVAPGYTATERLQKLHADPAEADKLRAKIPARRFGEPDEVASAIAFLATNEAAYITGQELLVDGGWSI, encoded by the coding sequence ATGACTTCCCACAGTGCTCTCTTTCGGCTGGACGGCAAACGCGCCCTGGTGACGGGCGGCAGCAAAGGCATCGGCCTGGCGGCGGCGCGGCAGCTACGCGAACTGGGGGCCGAGGTGACGCTCGCGGCGCGGGGCGAGGAAACGCTGCGCCGGGCCGCCGAGGACATTGGCGCGGCGTGGGTGGTGGCCGACGTGAGCACACCCGAAGGGGTGAAGGTCGCCGCAGACGCCGCCGGGCAGGTGGACATTCTGGTGAGCAACGCGGGCGGGCCGCCCCCCTCGCTGCCGAGCGAAGTCACCGAGGCCGCGTGGGAGCAGGGCTTTCAGACCACCTTCCTCAGCACCGCCCGGCTGGTGGACGCCGTGCTGCCGGGAATGCGCGAGCGGCGCTGGGGGCGCATCATCGCCATCACCAGCCTGACCGTCGGGCGGCCCAGCTTGACCCTCCCCGTGAGCAACGCGCTGCGGGCCGCCGTGACCAACCACCTGCGGACGCTGGCGCTCGAAGTCGCCGCCGATGGCGTCACCTGCAACACCGTCGCCCCTGGCTACACCGCCACCGAGCGACTGCAAAAGCTGCACGCCGACCCCGCCGAGGCCGACAAACTGCGGGCCAAGATTCCGGCGCGGCGCTTCGGTGAGCCGGATGAAGTGGCCTCCGCGATTGCCTTTCTGGCGACGAACGAGGCGGCGTATATCACCGGACAGGAACTGCTGGTGGACGGGGGCTGGAGCATTTGA
- the rpmE gene encoding 50S ribosomal protein L31: protein MQKDLHPKAVPCKIIYQGQVVMETMSTRPEIHVDVWSGVHPFWTGEERFLDTEGRVDKFNKRFGDSYRRGSKK, encoded by the coding sequence ATGCAAAAAGACCTGCACCCCAAGGCCGTGCCCTGCAAGATCATCTACCAGGGTCAAGTCGTGATGGAAACCATGAGCACCCGCCCCGAAATCCACGTGGACGTGTGGAGCGGCGTGCACCCCTTCTGGACCGGCGAAGAACGCTTCCTCGACACCGAAGGCCGCGTGGACAAGTTCAACAAGCGCTTCGGCGACAGCTACCGCCGCGGCAGCAAGAAGTAA